The genomic interval GCATGGTCGACGCTGCCGATCGTTGCCGGAATCCTGTTCTCCCTGCTTGCGACTGGCGTGGTTGCGGCGACGCTGCCGCCAATGCACAGAGGGCAGCGGAACGAGGCGGCCGGGCAGGGCGCGAAGCCGGCCGTGTTGGCAAGGCCGTGGTTCCTGGGCGCCCTGGCCGTCATCGGTCTGCTGCAGGGAAGCCACGCGGCCTACTATGCGTTCGGCACGATCTTCTGGCGCGATACGGGGGTCGCAGAAGCCGCCATCGGCGTGCTGTGGTCGCTCGGCGTGGTCACCGAGATTGCGCTGTTCTCCTTCGCCGGTCGCCTGCCGGCGTGGATCGGTCCGATCCAGCTGCTGGCCATCGGCGCGCTGGCGGCTGTGCTGCGATGGGCCCTGTTTCCGCTCGCGGTGGCGCCGGTCCCGATGGCCGTGCTGCAGGGTCTCCACGGCCTCAGTTTCGGTGCCGTGCATCTGGGCACCGTCGGCTTCCTGTCGCAGGTGGTGCCCGCACGCTGGGCGGCGACCGGCCAGAGCCTGGCGGCGACGTCGACCGGCATCCTGATGGCGGCCGGCATGGCGGCCTGCGGCCCGCTCTATGCGGCAGCACCGGAATGGGCGTTCTGGGCCATGTCGCTATCCTCGGCGGCGGCGCTCGGCGGCCTCGCCGTCGTCAAGGGACGCATGCAGCGGGCGATGGAGGCGAAGGACGGGCCTGCGTCTCAGCCCCAGAGCGCGGGCTCCGGCGGATAGAGGCGGCTCGCCTCGAACCTCAGGCCGGGTTCGCGGTCGCGGCTGAGCAGGAGCGGCCCGTCGAGGTCGACGTAGTCGGCGTCCTGCGCCACCAACACTGCAGGCGCCATGGCGAGGGAGGTGCCCAGCATGCAGCCGACCATGACCGCGAAGCCGTGCGCGCGCGCCTCTTTCGCCAGCAGCAGCGCCTCGGTCAGGCCGCCGGCCTTGTCCAGCTTGATGTTGACCGCGTCGTAGCGGATGCGCAGGGCGGAGAGATCGTCGCGTGTGTGCAGGCTTTCGTCAGCGCAGATCGTGATCGGGCGGGCGACCGTCGCCAGCAGGCCGTCGTCGCCGCTCGGCAAGGGTTGTTCGATCAGTTCCACGCCGGCGGTGACGCAGGCGGCCATGTTGTCGGCGAAGCAGGACGGATCCCAGGCCTCGTTGGCGTCGACGATCAGGCGCGCTTGCGGCGCGGCCGCACGAACGGCGGCGATGCGCTCGACATCACCGGCACCGCCGAGCTTGACCTTGAGCAGCGGCCTGGACGCGGCCTTGCCGGCGTCCGCGGCCATCTTCTCCGGCGTGCCGACGCTGATGGTGAAGGCTGTGGTCAGCGGTTTCAGCGACGCGAGGCCGGCGAGGGCGGCTGCCGTGCTGGCCGCACGCTTCGCCTCCAGGTCCCACAACGCGCAGTCGAGCGCGTTGCGCGCCGCTCCGGCGGGCAGTAAGGCCTGCAGGTCGGTCCGCGTCAGGCCGGCCTCGATGAGGGGGGCCGTCGAGGCGATCTGGGCGAGCACGCCGTCGATGCTCTCGCCGTAGCGGGCGTAGGGCACGCATTCGCCGCGCCCGAGGTGCGCGCCGTCGCGGATCGTCGCCACGACGACGTCCGCATGGGTGCGGCTGCCGCGCGAGATGGCGAAGCCGCCCGCGATCTCCCAGCGTTCGTGGACGGCCTCAAGCATGCGTGTCATGGCGTGCCGAACTCCGAGGCGACGCGTGCGACGATGCCGGCGACGCCGAAGCGAACCGGATCGGTCGCCGGCAGGCCGTATTCGCTCTCCAGGCTCAGCAGGTAGGTGCGCGCCTCCGTCTCGCCGAGCGCGGCCGTGTTGACCGCGATGCCGATGCAGCGGATTGCTGGATTGGTCAGACTGCCGCAGCGGATCGTAAGGTCGACGACCTCGCGGATCGTCGGCAGGGGCGTGGCGACGCCGCGCATCGCCGTGCGGGTGGGCTCGTGGCAGACGACGAAGGCGTCCGGCTGGGCGCCGTGCAGCAGCCCGAGGCTGACGCCGGCGAAGGAGGGGTGGAACAGAGAGCCCTGGCCCTCGATGACGTCCCAGTGGCTGTCGGCGGCGGCCGGCGACAGCCATTCGACCGCGCCGGAGATGAAATCCGCAACGACCGCGTCGATGGCGACGCCGCGCCCGGAAATGAACACGCCGGTCTGGCCGGTGGCGCGGAAGTCGCAGTCGTAGCCCTGCGCGCGCATTTCCCGCTCAAGGGCCAGGGCGGTGTATTTCTTGCCGACCGAGCAGTCGGTGCCGACGGTCAGGATGCGCCTGCCGCTGCGCTTGCTGCCCTTGCCGGTGGCGAAGGTCTCACTGGTGTGGCGCACGTCGAACAGCTTGCGGCCGTTGCGCTCGGACGCCTCGCGGATGGCCGGGATCGAGCCGAGCCGGACATGCAGGCCGCTGGCGACGTCGAGGCCGGCATCCAGCGCGGCGACGATCGAGGCGACCCAGTGGTCCGGCAGCCGCCCGCCGGCATTGACCGCGCCGACGATCATCGTCCGCACCCCTTTGGCCGCGGCTTCCGCGATGCCCATCTCCGGCAGTCCCGCATCAGCCTGGCAGCCGGGCAGCCTGAGTTGGCCGAGACACCATTCCCTGCGCCAGTCGACCACACCGAGGGCGGTCTTCGCTGCCAGGGAGTCCGGTACGTCGCCGAGAAACATCAGATATGGGTGGGCAATATCCATGGCAGGTGTCCAGTCGCAGAAGGGGGAGGGCCGGTTCGTCTGGACGCCCAGCCTTCCTGTCAGGTATACGAGGATGTCCTTCACAGCGGCAAGGGGGCGTGCTCGTCGCGACATGGCCTTTCTGGATGAACCCACGAAGCCGGCCTGCAGGATCGGCCGCGACGGCGACCGTCTCGCCGTCGCCCTGTCCGGCGACTGGACCATCCACACCGCGATGGACGCCGAAGCCGCGCTCGGCGTGATCGACACCTCCGACGTGGGAACGGTTCGGATCGACCTTTCGGGGATCTCCGTTCTGGACACCTCGGGCGCCTGGCTGCTCCACCGCATGCGCGGCCGGATCGAATTCGCGGGCGTGCGGGTGATCCTGACGGGTGTGGCGCCCAAGTACGAATTGCTGCTGTCCGAGGTCGACGCCCACCACCCGCCGCCGTGGTCGCCGGAACGGTATCGCTATTCCATCGTCAGCGTCCTGGAGACGACCGGCCGCCATGTCGTCGACGCCGGCAAGGACCTCGTGGCGATGATGCACATCCTGGGCTCGCTCAGCGTCGTGGTCGCCGGCGTCCTGTTCCGACCCGGGCGGCTGCGCGGCATATCGATCGCGGTCCAGTTCGACAAGTCGTGCATCGGCGCCGTGCCGATCATCGCGCTGATGAGTTTCCTGATCGGCGCGATCATCGCCCAGCAGGGCGGCTTCTACCTGCGCCAGTTCGGCGCCGACCTGTTTGTCGTCGACCTCGCCGGCGTGCTGGTCCTGCGCGAGATCGGCGTGCTCTTGACCGCGATCATGGTCGCTGGCCGGTCGGGATCGGCCTTCACCGCCGAACTCGGATCGATGAAGATGCAGGAGGAGATCGACGCCCTCCATGTCATCGGCCTGAGCGTGACCGAGGTCCTGATCCTGCCGCGCCTGTTGGCGCTGATGGTTGCCATGCCGGTGCTGACCTTCGTCTCCGACATCGCCGCCCTGTTCGGTTCCGGCCTCGTCACCTGGTCCTACCTCGGCATCCCGCCGGCCGCCTACATGGCCCGGCTGGAGGAGGCCATCTCGTTCCAGACCTTCCTTGTCGGCATGGTCAAGGCGCCGTTCATGGCGCTGATCATCGGCCTGATCGCCTGCGTCGAGGGTCTCAAGGTCGGCGGTTCGGCCGATTCCCTCGGCCGCCATACGACCATGTCGGTGGTCAAGGCGATCTTCCTGGTCATCGTCGTCGACGGCCTGTTCGCGATTTTCTTCGCGGCGATCGACGTCTAGGGTGAGGCGATGGGCGCGACGCACACCATTGCCAGCCAGGCACCGGCACTCGCCGGCCAAAGGACCGACCAGCCGCCGGCACTTGCCGGCCAGAGCCGAGAGGTGATCCTTGCCGCACGCGACGTCACGGTCGGCTTCGGCTCCAAGCTGGTGCTCGAACATCTCGATCTCGACGTCTACCGCGGCGAGGTGCTCGGCTTCGTCGGCGGCTCGGGGACGGGCAAGTCGGTGCTCATGCGCGCCATCCTCGGCCTGACGCCGCGCCGGTCCGGGCGGATCGAGGTGTTCGGGCAGGATCTCGACACCGCTGCGCCGGAACAGCGCAACCAGATCGAGCGCCGCTGGGGCGTGCTGTTTCAGCAGGGCGCGCTGTTTTCGTCGCTGACGGTGAAGCAGAATATCCAGGTGCCGATGCGCGAGTACACCACGCTGTCGCAGCAATTGATGGACGAACTCGCCTGGCTGAAGCTGGAACTGGTCGGTCTGCCGCGCGATGCAGCCGACAAATACCCGTCGGAACTGTCGGGGGGCATGGTCAAGCGCGCCAGTCTGGCCCGCGCTCTTGCGCTCGATCCGGATCTGGTGTTTCTGGACGAGCCGACGTCGGGACTTGACCCGATCGGTGCGGCCGCGTTCGATGGGCTGATCGCGAAATTGCGCCAGACGCTCGGGCTGACCGTCTACATGGTCACGCACGACCTGGACAGCCTGCATTCGATCTGCGACCGGATCGCCGTTCTGGCCGAGAAGCGGGTCTTGTTGGCGGGAACGATCGACGACATGATGGCCAGCGACCATCCGTGGGTGAAGGCGTATTTTCGGGGTGAGCGCGCCCTGCGCCGGGTTTGAAGGGGCTCTGATGGAAACCCGCGCAAATTATGTCCTGATCGGCGGGTTCGTCCTCGGCATCCTCTTCGCTGCCTTCGTGTTCATCTATTGGCTGGCGGCGACGGTGGATTCGCGCCAGAGCGTCAACGTCAAGGTGATCTTTCCTGGTCCGGTCACGGGCCTGCCGATCGGCGGTCAGGTACTGTTCAACGGTATCAAGATCGGCGATGTCGGCAGTCTCGACTTCGACCAGACGGATCCCCAGGTGGTCATTGCCACCATCCGCGTGAACCCGAACGCGCCCCTGCGTCGGGACATCCGGGCGACACTTGGCTTTCAGGGTCTGACCGGCGTCGCCTATGTCGACCTCAAGGGCGGCTCGACCGAGACACCGTTGCTTATCCAGCCCGACATGGAAAGCGAACCGGTGATCTATGCCGACCGGTCGTTCTTCGACGACATCCTCGAGAACGGCCGGGACGTGCTCAAGAAGGCCGACACCACGCTCGACACCCTGAATTCCGTGCTGCAGGAGAGCCGCCCGGCGATCTCGGAGATCGTCAGGAACGTGGAGACCTTCTCCAAAGCCCTGGCCGAGAACGCGGACGGCGTCGAGGGATTCATGGCCAGCGTCGGCAAGGCGACGGAGGCCTTCAGCAGTCTGTCGGGACGGATGGAGGGGCTCGTCGAGCAGGGGGAGCGGATTCTCGCCGCCGTACCGTCTGACAAGGTCGAGGAGATGGTCGGCAACGTCACCGACTTCACCGCCTCGCTCAAGGAGATCGCCCCGGATATTCGGCAGATGGTGGCAGAGGCGGAGAGCGCGACCGCCAACCTGCAGCAGTTCACCGAACGGCTGAACGCCGGGATGGATGGCGTCGAGGCCGTGATCAAGGCCGTCAGGCCGGAGGACGTCGAAAAGGCGGTGGCCGGCGCCGGTGCGCTGGGCGCGGTTCTGGAGAAGCGTTCTGCCGAACTCGACACGCTGATTGCCAGCACCGGTGAGACCATGGACAATATCCGCTCCGTATCGTCGTCGATACGGGCCCGGGAGGAGGACATTTCAGCCTTCATCGCCGGCGCGCGCGATGTGGTCGGCAAGATCGGCACAGGCGTCGAACGCACGACCGAGGTGGTTCAGGCGATCGATCCTCAGAAGGTATCCAACATCGTGGCGTCGGTCGAAGAGGTCACCGGAAAGCTGTCCGGTCAGGGTGAGGCGATCGAGGCGACCATCGCATCGGCCCGCAATGCCGCCGGCACCATCGAGAAGATGTCCGCCGACCTGTCGGCGCGCACCGCCGACGTCGACCAGATCATAACCGACGCGAAGCAGATCGCGACCAATCTCAATGCCGCCTCGGCACGGGTCGACGAGATCGTCAGCAAGGTCGGCACCATGGTCGATGGCGACGGAGAGGGCTTCATCGTCGAGGCGACGCGGGCGGCCGAGGCGATCCGCAAGGTGGCCGAGGCCTTCGAAAGCCGTGCCGACGGCATAGCCAGCGGGCTGTCGAAATTCGCCAACCAGGGAACGGCCGACCTGACGGCCGCGCTCGGCCAGGTCAACCGGACCTTCGTCAGCATCCAGCGGGCGGTCGAGAATTTCGACCGCAATCCGAACCGGGTGATCTTCGGCGGCGAGGACGTGCCGCGGTTTGGCGGCGGGCAGAGGCGCTGATATGACTGAGGCGCAACGAGGGAGCCGGGGGCGCGAGGGAATGGACGAGGTCGGGAAAGGACTTGGGCGGCGGAGCCTGCTCGCCCTGGCGGGCGTGGGGCTGCTTCTCGGCGGCTGCGCCAGCACGGCCCCGTCGGCTCTCTACGGGCTGACCGCACCCGACGACATCGCCGACGGCCGCAGCCGCCCCGTCCAGGTGCTGGTGCCCGCGCCGCGTGCGCTCAAGGCGCTCGACACCGGCAACATCGCCGTTGTCGACAAGGGCCCCGCCTACAGCTACTTCCCGCAGGCAGCCTGGGCCGATACGTTGCCCAACGTGGTGCAGGCGAAGCTGGTCCAGACCCTGGAGAACACGGGCCGGCTGCGCGGCGTCGGTTTGCCGGGCGAGGGCCTGCTGATCGACTTCCAGCTGCAGACGGATCTGCGCTCCTTCGAGCTCAATATCGACGGGCCGGACCGCGCCGTCGTCGAGATTGCCGCCAAGCTGATCAATGACCGCAACGGGCGCACCGTCGCCTCGCGTGTGTTCACCGCCGTGGTCCCGGCCGGCGGCACGACGGTCGACAGGGCCGTCGCGGCCATGAACCGGGCCGCCGACCAGGTGTTCCGCGAGATCGCGGTCTGGGTACTCGACAAGGTGTGAGCCGTAGGCCGCCGCCTCTCGAAGCCCTGAATGCAGGAGGTTCGGCATCTCCGCCGGGTCCGACTGCGGACAAACCTCCAAACGCGCATCCCGCACGCAGCGAAGCGCAGATGCGGGATCGGTGAGTCGGGGGCCTATCGGCCTCCTTCATTGAGATGGTTGACACCGCGGCTCTCCGGTTCCGGCTCGTGCTCCGCTTGGCCGGAATGACACCGGAGAGGCTGTAAGTTCATCAACAAGCGGAGGCCCGGCGCATCCGCCGGGCCTCCTTTCGCGTTTTCTGGCTGGCGACGCCTTAGTCGAGGCGGCCGC from Polymorphum gilvum SL003B-26A1 carries:
- a CDS encoding ABC transporter permease, with protein sequence MAFLDEPTKPACRIGRDGDRLAVALSGDWTIHTAMDAEAALGVIDTSDVGTVRIDLSGISVLDTSGAWLLHRMRGRIEFAGVRVILTGVAPKYELLLSEVDAHHPPPWSPERYRYSIVSVLETTGRHVVDAGKDLVAMMHILGSLSVVVAGVLFRPGRLRGISIAVQFDKSCIGAVPIIALMSFLIGAIIAQQGGFYLRQFGADLFVVDLAGVLVLREIGVLLTAIMVAGRSGSAFTAELGSMKMQEEIDALHVIGLSVTEVLILPRLLALMVAMPVLTFVSDIAALFGSGLVTWSYLGIPPAAYMARLEEAISFQTFLVGMVKAPFMALIIGLIACVEGLKVGGSADSLGRHTTMSVVKAIFLVIVVDGLFAIFFAAIDV
- a CDS encoding ABC transporter ATP-binding protein — translated: MGATHTIASQAPALAGQRTDQPPALAGQSREVILAARDVTVGFGSKLVLEHLDLDVYRGEVLGFVGGSGTGKSVLMRAILGLTPRRSGRIEVFGQDLDTAAPEQRNQIERRWGVLFQQGALFSSLTVKQNIQVPMREYTTLSQQLMDELAWLKLELVGLPRDAADKYPSELSGGMVKRASLARALALDPDLVFLDEPTSGLDPIGAAAFDGLIAKLRQTLGLTVYMVTHDLDSLHSICDRIAVLAEKRVLLAGTIDDMMASDHPWVKAYFRGERALRRV
- the dgcA gene encoding N-acetyl-D-Glu racemase DgcA encodes the protein MLEAVHERWEIAGGFAISRGSRTHADVVVATIRDGAHLGRGECVPYARYGESIDGVLAQIASTAPLIEAGLTRTDLQALLPAGAARNALDCALWDLEAKRAASTAAALAGLASLKPLTTAFTISVGTPEKMAADAGKAASRPLLKVKLGGAGDVERIAAVRAAAPQARLIVDANEAWDPSCFADNMAACVTAGVELIEQPLPSGDDGLLATVARPITICADESLHTRDDLSALRIRYDAVNIKLDKAGGLTEALLLAKEARAHGFAVMVGCMLGTSLAMAPAVLVAQDADYVDLDGPLLLSRDREPGLRFEASRLYPPEPALWG
- a CDS encoding ABC-type transport auxiliary lipoprotein family protein; translation: MDEVGKGLGRRSLLALAGVGLLLGGCASTAPSALYGLTAPDDIADGRSRPVQVLVPAPRALKALDTGNIAVVDKGPAYSYFPQAAWADTLPNVVQAKLVQTLENTGRLRGVGLPGEGLLIDFQLQTDLRSFELNIDGPDRAVVEIAAKLINDRNGRTVASRVFTAVVPAGGTTVDRAVAAMNRAADQVFREIAVWVLDKV
- the dgcN gene encoding N-acetyltransferase DgcN yields the protein MDIAHPYLMFLGDVPDSLAAKTALGVVDWRREWCLGQLRLPGCQADAGLPEMGIAEAAAKGVRTMIVGAVNAGGRLPDHWVASIVAALDAGLDVASGLHVRLGSIPAIREASERNGRKLFDVRHTSETFATGKGSKRSGRRILTVGTDCSVGKKYTALALEREMRAQGYDCDFRATGQTGVFISGRGVAIDAVVADFISGAVEWLSPAAADSHWDVIEGQGSLFHPSFAGVSLGLLHGAQPDAFVVCHEPTRTAMRGVATPLPTIREVVDLTIRCGSLTNPAIRCIGIAVNTAALGETEARTYLLSLESEYGLPATDPVRFGVAGIVARVASEFGTP
- a CDS encoding MlaD family protein; translation: METRANYVLIGGFVLGILFAAFVFIYWLAATVDSRQSVNVKVIFPGPVTGLPIGGQVLFNGIKIGDVGSLDFDQTDPQVVIATIRVNPNAPLRRDIRATLGFQGLTGVAYVDLKGGSTETPLLIQPDMESEPVIYADRSFFDDILENGRDVLKKADTTLDTLNSVLQESRPAISEIVRNVETFSKALAENADGVEGFMASVGKATEAFSSLSGRMEGLVEQGERILAAVPSDKVEEMVGNVTDFTASLKEIAPDIRQMVAEAESATANLQQFTERLNAGMDGVEAVIKAVRPEDVEKAVAGAGALGAVLEKRSAELDTLIASTGETMDNIRSVSSSIRAREEDISAFIAGARDVVGKIGTGVERTTEVVQAIDPQKVSNIVASVEEVTGKLSGQGEAIEATIASARNAAGTIEKMSADLSARTADVDQIITDAKQIATNLNAASARVDEIVSKVGTMVDGDGEGFIVEATRAAEAIRKVAEAFESRADGIASGLSKFANQGTADLTAALGQVNRTFVSIQRAVENFDRNPNRVIFGGEDVPRFGGGQRR
- a CDS encoding MFS transporter, with amino-acid sequence MQQTASGLSTRVSGLFAVHFLGMGLFLPFFPLVLAARSLSVSEIGVILGLATAARIAAGPILTGLSDRTGRRRLSILGYSLAGVATLILFAATSGYPATLAAVVCLMIFWSPIVPLADAYALDVVREDGGDYGRMRLWGSIAFIVANLAGGWVIAAWSTLPIVAGILFSLLATGVVAATLPPMHRGQRNEAAGQGAKPAVLARPWFLGALAVIGLLQGSHAAYYAFGTIFWRDTGVAEAAIGVLWSLGVVTEIALFSFAGRLPAWIGPIQLLAIGALAAVLRWALFPLAVAPVPMAVLQGLHGLSFGAVHLGTVGFLSQVVPARWAATGQSLAATSTGILMAAGMAACGPLYAAAPEWAFWAMSLSSAAALGGLAVVKGRMQRAMEAKDGPASQPQSAGSGG